In one Lolium rigidum isolate FL_2022 chromosome 3, APGP_CSIRO_Lrig_0.1, whole genome shotgun sequence genomic region, the following are encoded:
- the LOC124695877 gene encoding FRIGIDA-like protein 4a — translation MCFLFFLFDANVVSRHCRDSEEVIGIEILRTEHHGKCQLLYSKYTRKHGKSRCTTVSEFRNDLLEAAIAALSAKKQRLQDSFDRLAASAPIPIPFTWDDINAHISSLQSSIAVRFLKLQAAAPTTTEEEDPVEHRGNEDRKPYLEHYTRGNEEEGERANGAPSGLNAEEEEHGRVEGAIKASHGLELEKDDDDEEEEEENENSKETATASSAHRSNGEFAGGVRQDLVAACVNMDTSMLVDMLYRRNMPFSRARSQFLPALLGAAEPHALVVGAVRDFLVRTEPKNNAHWDNCGSLLHCARELTDEPSAGTLEQANRLAEDWKEMIGKPQSSRDLGRLAIWGLLRFLVLYNIALEFDASEIIHHLGCLPAKKKRHCIDLCNHLGLIHTMTDSVNHLIQNGQQLDAIRLACVLNLTDKYPPLSMMNEYVDKAKKTAQEILSMESDSPESLNQAMTKQVNALILSWRAVDEYNIESVHRNSIKAEITRLLHEYAHKRQSLSDASSPGLNEEQQEQCQQELQVLEEQLREKQQTKAQELQPKWSGQESGEKGQNKKRKRNNYRQKMHHRFHKQPRLSHAGSFAHSAYNAGSGFGHQGGQRFPGVRGGAIRYGGPYYRVAPDDATYRPN, via the exons ATGTgcttccttttctttttgtttgatgCAAATGTTGTGTCCAGACATTGCAGAGATTCTGAAGAAGTTATTGGCATTGAGATTCTGAGGACAGAGCATCACGGTAAATGCCAACTATTATACAGCAAGTACACCAGAAAGCATGGTAAAAGTAGATGTACCACAGTATCAGAATTCAGAAATGACCTA ctggaggccgccatcgccgccctcTCCGCGAAGAAGCAGCGCCTCCAGGACTCCTTCGACCGCCTCGCCGCCAGCGCCCCCATTCCCATCCCCTTCACCTGGGACGACATCAACGCCCACATCTCCTCTCTCCAGTCCTCCATCGCCGTCCGCTTCCTCAAGCTCCAGGCCGCGGCCCCAACCAccacggaggaggaggaccccgTCGAGCATCGGGGGAACGAGGACCGAAAGCCCTACCTCGAGCACTACACGAGGGGCAATGAAGAGGAGGGGGAGCGGGCCAACGGGGCGCCTTCGGGCCTCAatgccgaggaggaggagcacgggaGGGTAGAGGGGGCAATCAAGGCGTCTCATGGCCTTGAACTGgagaaggatgatgatgatgaggaggaggaggaggagaacgagaATTCCAAGGAGACCGCAACGGCGTCGTCAGCTCACCGAAGCAATGGGGAATTTGCAGGCGGTGTGAGGCAGGATCTTGTGGCGGCGTGCGTAAACATGGACACCTCGATGCTGGTGGACATGTTGTACCGGCGCAACATGCCATTCTCACGCGCCCGGAGCCAATTCCTGCCGGCACTGCTGGGCGCCGCGGAGCCCCACGCCCTCGTCGTTGGTGCCGTCAGGGACTTCTTGGTCAGAACCGAGCCCAAGAACAACGCGCACTGGGATAACTGTGGTTCGCTTCTCCACTGTGCCCGAGAGCTTACCGACGAGCCGTCCGCTGGAACGCTGGAGCAGGCCAATCGGCTGGCAGAGGACTGGAAGGAGATGATTGGGAAGCCTCAAAGTAGCAGGGACCTTGGCCGGCTGGCCATATGGGGCCTTTTGCGATTTCTTGTCTTATACAACATTGCCTTGGAATTCGATGCATCTGAGATCATCCATCACCTTGGCTGCCTCCCGGCCAAGAAAAAGCGGCACTGCATCGACCTCTGCAATCATCTTGGACTAATTCATACCATGACTG ACTCAGTCAATCATCTGATTCAGAATGGACAACAACTTGATGCTATCAGACTTGCATGCGTTTTGAATTTGACCGATAAATATCCTCCACTTTCCATGATGAATGAATATGTTGACAAGGCTAAGAAGACTGCTCAAGAGATACTAAGCATGGAAAGTGATTCACCGGAGTCTCTG AATCAGGCCATGACAAAGCAGGTTAATGCTCTAATATTGTCATGGAGGGCAGTTGATGAGTACAATATCGAGTCTGTCCACCGCAATAGCATCAAGGCAGAAATTACCCGGTTATTACATGAATATGCACACAAGAGGCAAAGTTTATCAGATGCTTCTTCGCCTGGTTTGAATGAAGAGCAGCAAGAGCAGTGTCAGCAGGAGCTGCAAGTGCTGGAAGAGCAGCTCCGAGAGAAGCAGCAAACCAAGGCACAAGAGCTGCAGCCAAAATGGAGTGGGCAAGAGTCAGGGGAGAAGGGGCAAAACAAGAAGCGCAAGAGAAACAATTACCGGCAGAAGATGCATCATAGATTTCATAAGCAGCCTAGGTTATCTCATGCTGGTTCATTTGCCCATTCTGCATACAATGCAGGGTCAGGATTTGGTCATCAGGGCGGCCAACGATTTCCAGGAGTTCGAGGCGGGGCAATTCGATATGGTGGTCCCTATTATCGCGTAGCACCTGATGACGCGACCTATCGACCTAACTGA